CCATAGCATCGAAGAGGCGCTCTTTCTCTCGACCCGGGTCGTGGTGCTGGCGCCCAATCCCGGACGGATCGTCTATGTCGAAGAGGCCGATTTCGGTCGCCGCTTCCTCGCCGGAGAGGACGCCCGCCAGCTCAAATCCGAGCCCGGCTTCATCGCCGCCCGCGAGCGGCTGAACGACGCCATCTATTTCAAGGAGGCCGCGTGATGACAGAGACCTCGCTTCACGACAACAGACTGACCGAGCCCGCGCGCAGCCAGCCGCGCAAACTGCCGCTGGGGCTGCTTCTGGGCCTCGGCTCGGCGGGCGCGCTGGTGACGCTCTGGGCGCTCGCCTCGCGCTTTGGCTGGGTCTCGCCGGTCTTCCTGCCGCCGCCCGCGAAGGTCTGGCGCGCGCTGGTGACCGCCTCGACCAGCGGTTACGCCAATGCGACGCTGTGGCAGCATATGGCGGCAAGCCTCGGCCGCGTGCTCTCGGCGCTCGTGCTCACCATGGCGGTCGCCATCCCCGCCGGGCTGATCATCGCAACCTCGCGGATCGGGCGCGGCCTGCTCGACCCGCTGATCGAGTTCATCCGCCCCCTGCCCCCGCTCGCCTATCTGCCGCTGATCATCATCTGGTGCGGCATTGGCGAGCCCTCGAAAGTGCTGGTGATCTCCATCGCCATGCTGGCGCCAATCGTGATCTCGACGGTTTCGGGCGTGCGCGCGGCGGGTGAAAGCCAGATCCGCGCGGCCCAGAGCTTCGGCGCCAGCCGCGCGCAGATTATCCGCGAGGTCATGCTGCCCGCCGCCCTGCCGTCGATCCTCACCGGCATCCGCATTGCCCTTGGCGCGGGCTGGACGACGCTGGTCGCCGCCGAGTTGGTCGCGGCGACGCGCGGCCTTGGCTATATGATCCAGTCCGCGGCGCAGTTTCTGGTCACCGATATGGTGATCGCGGGCATCCTGGTGATCTCGGCGCTCGCCACAGTCTCAGAGCTGATCCTGCGCTGGATCGAACGCCGCTTCCTGCCCTGGGTCGGCAAGTAATCTCGCAGGCGGCCGGTCAGAGAACACCCGGCCGCCTGCCCCAGATCCCGCGCCAGAGCTGCGGTTGATCGACGTTTTTCCGTAAATGACATGCGCGTTTTTGACCGTCGCGAAACGGCGCTGGCTGTGGGTTGCGGGGATTGGCATGATTGTCCGCGTGCGCTGCTCTCGAACCCGGCAGTGGGTTTGGCGGCGTTAGCCTCGCAGGCCGCCGCGCTCCCCTGCCCTACTGGAGAAACAGGCGTCACGGTTTTGGTATGAACGCCCGTTCCAGAAGCTCGTGGAATTCTGATACGCGCATATTTTGGGGATTGGGGAATTTGGAGCTCACTCCCTGTTGCGCGCGGCGGTTTGCTCTGCGGGTCTTATGGGATTCATCGCCGCTGTTGACAGCTGTCAACTCGTGTTGAAGCGTCGCTATAAAAAAGATAATTACCACTAATATACTGATATAATCATATTTTATTAAATTTATGTCCACACCCATGAGAACCCAAATGCCGTCACCCTGGCCCCGCATCCATCCCTCGCAATCCAACCAAGGCGAGCGGCTCCCGCATACACCATAGCTCAGCCTGAGATCCAACACGCGACCGCACAATCTGTGACCCAGCCAAAAAACTCTAAAGAACCCATTCGTCGGCGACGAGTTGACAGCTGTCAACGAGGCTGGTGAACGGAATCCGACAACCGCAAATGCGCCTCCCCCTCTCTGCGCAATCTCTCCGCGGCAGCACTCGCAAAACCGCCTCGGCACAAAGCATGAGTTCAACTGTCGAAGGCATCACAACTTGCAAACGAAGGACCCGAAGTTCGGCCAGCCCGACACCGCAAGAGAGCTCGGTTGACAGCTGTCAACTCGGGCTGGCTCGCGACAGATTTGGCTATGTGCCCTCGCGTGACAAACTGCCGGACCTTTCCGCTCACCCGCGCTGGTGGCTGAGAGTTCAACTTAACGAAAGGCTGCAGAAGCACTCGCCGATTGCCGCGAACCCAACGCTATTCACGATACCAAAACGGATGGAACGACCACCTCAGGAAGAACCACCTATCAAAACACTGCGGCAACGAAATGAGACATCGCCGCTAAAGAAACTCTCGCCGACCGAAGATCCGAAACGGAAGCGCGGTATGTGCTCGTCGCGCGGCTCTGATCGGGTCATTGGCGAAGGATGATCTCGCCGGTACTAACTCAAAACCCATATGTACAAGGTGGCCTGAAGATGCGGCCACGAGGAACCATCGAGCGGCCGGCATCGCGGTATTCGGGCCGCCTTGAGGGCTTCTGATCACGGCGGTTTCGGGCTCTCTGGGATAAGACGGAAAACGACGGATTCGGTGCGAAGTGATTCACTGTGTAGGAACAACCCGTCCTCACACTCGCCGCAGGACTGACCACGCCGCGAGCATGGCCTGTGCGCGAGTCGCCGCGGGCCGGCAGGAGGTCGGGTTCTATGTTGGGCACCTCGTGCCATAAGATTCATTCGAGTGGCGGGACGCGCGCTCGTCGGAATGGGATGCCACCGCGCCAGCTAAGCTATCTCGATGATACTGACAGGCGCGCGGAGGGGGTTCGCCCAGATCAAATCCCTCGAAACATGAGTCTTGGTCGAGCGGCGCGGCGCGGCATACTCCGCAAATGGACCAGACACAGGTCGGAACTCAGCAGCCCATTCGGTTTCACGGCTGATCTCTCTATTCGCAAAAACGGTTCAGCGCTGAGGAATGGCGTGAAGCTCGAACCCAACCAATTTCACCGGCAAAATTTCCGTGATCTTGATGATGTGGCTGCGAGGCGCTCGCGGCAGAGATTTCTTGACGGCGAGGGGAGGGGGCAGACCTTGGCGCCGAGCCCCCCAAACGCGATGCCGATCCCCAAGCGTGCGCGGTTTGCCTCGTCACAGCGCAACAGGTGAGACCATCTGTGGGTGAGGGGGCATGCACTCCTAAACCAAGAACATGAACATGATAACACATTGTTATTATTATATATAACTAAAACACGCCCCTCAAACCACCCAGCTCCGCCCCGAAAACCACCGCTCCCTCAGGTCACGACCAGCTCGACCGCAGGCAGCGGGCGCCCGATTGGGTCGGTCAGGGTCAGGCGCAGCCGTGAGCCGAGAAGCGTCAGGCCGGTGGGCTCGGGATCGGTGATGGCCAGGGGCAGGGTCTGCACCTCGCCCGAGGCAAGCGCGACCCAAGCCGCGCCGGGCTCGGCGCGCGCGAGGTCATAGCGCCAATAGCCGAGCATGGTCGGGGCGGGGCCGAGCGGGTGGGTGACATGGACCGCAAGCGCGCGATAGCCGCCCGCCGCCGGGGTCCCGCTGCAGGTCAGGCTCGGGGCTTGCGGCAGCAGGGCCGGGACGGTGGCGAGGCTTTTCGGATCGGAGGGCTGGCTCCAGAGGCCGGGCACCGCCGAGCCGGATTCGGGCGCGCCTTGCACATCGGCGAACCATTGATAGCGCGCATAGGGGGTCAGCCGCGCGGTGGGCGCGATCTCGGCCGTGCCGATGTCGCGGAAGCTCGCGACCTGACGGCCGGTGACCGGATCGGGCGCGGGCAGAGCAATCGTCCCGACGACCGGCGCAGAGAGCGGATCGGTCGGACCACCGCGGGTGCGATAGATCCGCGCGGTCCGGGCCGGGGTCACGCCCGGCATGACGCTGACCGTGACCTCGGCCACAAGGGCGGGCTCGCCGGGCAGGGGCGCGACCATGCGCAGATCGACCATCGGGCGCGGTGGCGGGTCGGAATTCGGCACGCCGTAAAAGACGGTATCGAGTGCTGCGAGATCGGGGCGCGCGCCGCTGATCGGGGCCTCGACCGCGATCTTATAGCCGTTGAGCACGCGGGTCGAACCCGAGAGCGCATGGCGAAAGCGCCGCTCGCCCGTGCCGACCGGCTCGACCGCATCGGCGAGCCGCTCGAAGAGGTGGTCGGGGAAATCTTGCTGGATCGCGCGCAGCTTGCCCGCGCGCGCGGCGCGGTCGGCGGTGGCGGCAATCGCTTGGGCCTCGGGGGCGCGGCCGCTTTCGGTCAGCCAGCTCAGCAGCCGGATCTCGTCGGTGTAATAGACCGCATAGCTCGGCGGATTGGCGGGGACCGGCCAGCGCCGCTCGACATAGGCAAGCCCGGTTGCATCGGGGCGGGCGGAGTAAAGCAGCACATCCGGGATCGAGAGCTGCGCGGGCGGGCGGGGGTCGGTCATCATCAGCCGCAAGGGCTCGGACGGGGCCGAGATCTGCCCGAAGCTGTCGACCCAGACCGCAGTGACGATCATCCGGCGCTGCTCGGTCGGCTGGAGCACCGGGCCGGTCAGGACCAGCGGCACCGCCCGGCGCGGCGCCGTCCCGGCGGGCGGGCTGTCGATTGCCACGGCGGCAGAGACCGGCGCGGTCTGGTCGGGCAAAGCCACGCTGCCACTTGGCGGGGCCACGCCCTCATGGGCGAAGCTGAAGCGCAGATGCGAGAGCGGATAGGATCCGGGCGCGAGCGCATCGGCCTCTGGCATCGGCACGCGCAGCTTGAGCGTGCCGCCGGTGATCCCGGCGTCGGCGGGCGCGGGCTGGAGGTAATTGCCCTGCAGCACCGGACGCGGGGGTTTGGGACGCGGACCGGCCGCCGCATCCTGCGCGGCAAAGCCCGACCAGCGCCCGAAACGGTCCTGCTGCGCGATGTGATAGCGCGCGGCCTCCGGCCCGGCCAAACGGTCGGCGACAAAGCCCTGACGCCCGTCCTGATCGGCGAGAAGCGCGCCGCTGTTGCCGCCATTGAGCCCCAAAGTCAGCGGCAGATGCCAGCCGCCAGCGGTCTTGCGGTTGATCGGGTTGAAACTGCCCGGGGGCTGTTCACGCTCGGCGGCGAGCGTCGCGCCGGTCAGCACGCCTTTCACCGGACATTCAACCTCGCGCCGCGCGATCGGCGGCACTTCGGGCAGCCACGAGACATGTTCGGGCGCGAGCATCACCGGCGGGGCAGGGGGCGCGGGCGGCGCGCTGCGATCCACCGCCGCAATCGCCGCAATGGCGATGTAATCGCTCGCCGCCTCAAGCGCGCCCTCGATCTGCCGCCCCTCGGGGCGCAGGACCGGCGCGGCGAAGGTCGTGACAAGTTTCGCCACCTCGCCATCGCCAAGGCTGCGGTCAGCGGCGGGGATCTGGGCGAGCGGCAGGGTCAGAAGCTGCTCGGGGCGCGCACCAATCGCCAGCGGATTACGGAAAAAGCCCAAGACACGATAAAGCGTCATCCCCTCGTTCTGGCCGTAATCCTTGTCATAGCCCTTATAGCCCAGCCATGCCGCCACGCCGGGATCAAGGCTGCCCTGCAAGACCCGCGCGAGATGCGAGATCGAGACCTCGCTTTGCTCGCCCGGCCCTTGCGCCAAAGGCTGGCCCGCGGCATCGGTGAGCGCGAGCGTCTCGACCGCGAGCAGGGGCGGGGTCGCGCTGTCGATCAGCGCGTCGAGATCGCCGTCGAGCGGCCAAGCAAGGTCATGGACCCGGTCGCTTTCAAGCGCGGGCGAAAAGGCGGGGGCGGCGGCGGGCGGGGTCGCGCCGCTGGTTTCCTGAAGGGGCGAGAGCTTCGGGGCCTGCGCGCGCAAGGCCGCCTCGGCGCGGTCGCGGGCATCGCTGACCGAGAGATAGCGCAGCCCCGGTTTGCGCGGCAGGTTCAGAACGGCAATGCTCTCCCAAGCCCCCGCATTGAGATCCTGCGCCGCGAGCCAAGCGAAATCGGTGATGACGCCGGTGCCGGTGATGACCACTTCGGCAATCGCCGGGGCGGCGATCAGATAAGGCGCGGCGCGGCGCTCGGCCAGCAGCGCAGGCGCGCCCGCCATCGCTGAGCCATAGGCCTGCATCCGCAGCGCGGTCTTACGCGGCAGCAGATCCTTGAGCGAATTTGCCCTGTTATCAAAGAGATCGCGCAATTTGACTGGGTCGAGTTTCGCGATTGTGTCGGTGATGCGCGGGCCGGTCACGATCGAGCCGCCCAAGTTCACGCCAGCCAGATTCAACCCCGGCCGCACGACGACCGGCGCCTCGGCGGCGACCATGCCGACCCAGATACAGGTCGCCTCACCGCTTTGCGCCATCGTCGCGCGGATCTCCTCGCCCTTGCTCAGCGTGATCGGCAGGCTGAGGACCTGACCGGCGCGGTTGCGAAAGACCGCGTCGCGCCGCAGCAGGGCCGCCGGGCTCGCGGCAGGCCCCGCCACCACCGGACCGCGCCCGCCAAGCGTCAGCCGCTGCAAGATGAACGGCGCGACCGGCAGGCCCAGAAGCGGGTGGTGCGAGATGCGCAGATGATTGCCGCTTTGGACATGCGGCTCGAGCGGCAAAGCGGGCAGGCCCGCGAGGTTCAGGAGGGCAGGGGATACGAGGCTGACCATGTCAAAAACCCTCCGTCTCGAAGATGACCGGCCGCGCGGCCATCATCCGCCTGCCGATCAGCGTGCCGCTTGGCGCGACTTTCAGGCGGAATTTCAGCTCGGCAGTGGCGGCAGGCAAAACCGGGGCAGGGGGCACGAAAAGCACCCGCGTCCAATTGAGCGTCGCCCGCACCGGCAGGAACGAGGCCGTGCCAAGCGTCAGCTTTTCGGGATCGCAGCGCAGCATCTCGGTGACCTGCTGGTTTTTCAAGACGCCGGTGACGCGGCGCAACGGCTCGGGCGCGTCGATCAGCACGCCCGCGACGCGGAAGCTTGTGCCCACGCGCTTCCACAGCGCAATCGTGCGGCCGGTCTCGCCGGGCAATGGCAAGGTGTCCGCGCCAATCGCCGCCAGCGCCGCGCCCATGTCGAGATCCGAGACCGAGAGCGCGCCCGAGGGCAGCACCATCGTATCGGCAAGGATGATCTCGGCGGGCGAAATCGGCCAAAGCGTGGTCGTCGGGAAGCCAAGCGCCGCCATCATCTCGCGCGGGTTGGCATAGCGCGAGGTCTTGAAGCGCGTCGCATGGACCTGCACCGGGCTTTGACCGGCGGGGGTCTTTTTGGGCGCGATCAGGTTGAAGTCATACATCGCATTGCGTTCCAGTTTGAACGTGCCGCCAAGCGAGAGCCCGCCAAGCGCCGGGCCATCCGGCAGACAGGGCGCGGCGGCCACGGCAGCATTGATGCGCGCTTCCGCCGGACGTTGCAGATCGCTTGGCGCCTTTGCCTTCAAGATCTTGATCTGCTTGACTTTCATCGCTGCGATCAAGGCGGCGGGACTGGGCTGCGGCGGCGGATCGGTGCGCTTGAGTTCCAGCGCGAGCTTGCGGTTATAGCGGTCCAGCAAAGCCTCGACATGACCGGCGGTGAAATGGACCCACAGCGGATCTTCAGTGAAAACGACATCGCGCCCGTCGGCGGGCTCTGTCCGGTCGAGGTAACGCGCAATGTCGCGCGGATCGAAACGGTATTCGTTCAGCCCATCATCGGGCGCCGCCGAGGGCAGCTCTTCGCGCGCGGCGCGGAAGCTGAATTTCTGGGTGCCGCCCGTGGTCCAAGGCAGGGTCGGCGGGCTGTCATAGGGCGTATTCGTCCCCGCCTCATTCGAGAGCCACGCCTGCCACGACCAGTCGATCTCGATGCGGTAATCAAGCCCGGGATCAAGCAGAATCTCGCGCAGGCTCGGCGGACTTTCCGGGGCCGCTGCCGCGCCGGTCGTGGCCTTGAGCGCATCGCGGGCGGCCTGATCCTGCGCGCGAGCCTCCTCGGCGCGGCTATCGATGCCGCACAGCGCCAAAAGCGTGACGCGGCTGCCTTGCGGGGTCAGGATCTCGAGACCCGAGGTATCGGGCAGGCTGGTGGGCTGGTCATAGGCCATGACCCGGCAGAGGCGGCCATCGGGGCCGGTGAAGCGCGCGATCTCGCTGGCGGCCCAGGCCACCGGCGCGCCCTCGACGCGGCTTTGCACCTCGGGCGCGCCGGTCGGCGTATCGGTGGGCGCGCGGCGCGGATCGGGGGCGGTGTCGTTGCGCTTTGGCCCGCTGGCGCTGCCATGACAGACCCGCCACAGCACCGCCTCATTCGAGCCGCCGGTCAGGATCAGCCGCGCCATGCCCGCGCCCGACAGATGGACCTCGACCGGGTCTTTCGCCGCCTCTTGCGCCTGCGCGATCAGATTGCCGCGCGCGTCGAACGCCGAAAGCGTCACCGGACCGCCGCCGCTGAAAATGCCAAGGCTGACCGCGCCCCAAGGCTGATCGGGGATGATTTCGAGGCCCTTGCCGGGAAATTGCAGCTCTGGCGTGCCATCGGCGCCGCGTTTGGGCGGCACCGCGCCTTGATCGACCCAATCGCTCAGGCGCAGGCCAAATTGCGGATCAAGCGCGGTGAAGCTCGCCCCGCCATAGCTGAAGCGGCCCGCAGCGACCTCGCGCGGGTTGGCTTTGGCGAAGCTGAAACATTCGAGCTGATCGCTGCCCAAGGCGCAGATGCGATAAAGCCAGATCAGCTTGGCGCGGGGCAGGATTGCGATTTTCTCGATCGGCGCCTCGGCCTCGAGCCGGACGGTCACGCTGCCAACCCCTTGGCCGGGCTCGAGAAAACTGTAGCTTTTGCCGCTCTGGTCGCTCCATTCGATCATCGTGCCTGCGGCCTCGCGCCGGAAAAGCGAGAGCTCGATCACCGTCGCGCCGGTGCTGGGCAGGATCACGAGACCGGGCATCCGGATCAGCAGATCGGGGCGGCGGTCCGCGCCCGCGATCGGGCTTGCCTGCGACAGATCGACATCATCGCTGACGGTGAAGGGACGGCTCGGCTCGATCGCCTCGAGCCGGTAGCCCGGCAGATCGAGCGCAGTATAATCGCCGCCGATCTTCAGCCCGTCGAAGCTCACGCAGCTTTTCGGCTCGTTCGACGGCAAAGCGTAGCGCCCGTCGCAGATCAGCAGCAAAAGCCGCCCACGCCGGACCCTGCGGTCGAAATCGGCGATCCAGGGCAGGGCGGTCTGGGTCATGCCCGAGGCGCTCGCAAGCTGCGCCGCGGGCAGGCGATAGCCGCGGGTGAGCGGGCCAGTCGGCCCCGCCACCGGCTGGGGCAGATCGGTGACATCGCCCGCAAGCACCATGCCGCCGCTCGCCGCGACCATGGCGGAGAGCGCGGCGGTCTCGACAAGGCCGGTTGCGCGGAAAATCGCGGGGCGGCCGGTCAGGGTGAACCAGCTGGGATAGGGGCCGGGCGGCGGGGTTTCGTGCAAAAGCCGGATGCGATTCACACCGCCGTCGCGGGCGGTTTCGCCAAAGAGACAGGACCGCGCGGGCGCGGGCACCGGGGTGCAGAGATTGGCGACGGTTTCGGCGGGATCGCCGGGCTGGCTCGCACCGCCATCCGACATCGGCAGCGCCCAATCCCACGGCACCCAGTCGAGCAGTTTGAGGCTTTGCACCTCGGCCCCCGAGGCCGCGCTGTCGCCGCCGGTCGGCTGGCGCGCGGGCGAGGTGATCCAAGCGGAGAGGAGCTTTTTCGCCCCGCTGACCGGCGCGCCATTCGAGACCCGGACCAGCCGCACATCGTCGAGCCGATAGCGATATTGCAGCCGGTTCGAGCCAAACCACGGCTCGCCCGAGGGCTGGCCCGCAAAGTCGAATTGCGCCCTAGGCGCGGCATTGACCACCGCATGGGCAAAGTTGATGACCGGCGCGGTATCGGGCCAGACGGTGTTGTTGTCGCGCGGCGCGGCGCCGGTGTTTTGCAGCTTGCCGTTAACCTCGGTCATCTCGAAAATCGCGCGCGCTTGCAGGCCGGTGCCCTCGGGCGCGGCCTCGCCCATGATGCGCGCCGCGCGGTCGGTCAGCACCACAGAGGCGACCGGCGGGGGCGGGGCGGGCGGGCTGATTGCCGGGACCGAGCCGATGCGGAGTTTGACGCAGCCCTCGATCGAGAAGAAGAAGAGATCGACCTTGCCGCAGAACTCTCCGTCGAGCGAGATTTGCTCGTTTTGATAGGTCAGGATGATCTGGCCGCGCGCCTCGATCGAGATCACGACGAGATCGAGCTCGCCCTTGACAAAAAGCCCGGCCTTGATGAGCAAAGGATCGGTGCCAAAGCCCGCAAGCAGCAGGACCGAGGCTGAAAGCTTGATCGGCCCGGCGCTCCAGCCAAGCTCGGCGCCTGCGCCAAAGCCGACCGAGAAGCCCTGGAACGAGAAATCGGGCCGCCCGCCAAGGTTCGGCAGGCCGTCCTGCTCGATCATCAGATAGGAAAAGGCGCGCAGATTCAGCGTCTCGGGCAGAAGCGTCAGCGTCACCGGCTCGCCCGCGCGTCCGGCCTGCCCGTCCGAGCCGATGCGGACGTAAATCCCGCGCCCGGAATAGGGAAAATAGGCCGCAATCGGCGCGGTGACCTTCAGCACTTTCGGGATTTCATAGCGCGCGGCGACCGCCATGGTCACGGCGCTGTCGTCGATCACGATCAGCCCGATGATCGTCGCATTCTGGTCTCCGCCCTTTTCCTTCGCGCCTTTATCCGGCATTTTCAAGAGCTTGACCTCGACGCCGAAAATAACCTCGGGGTCGGGGAAGGCCACGACAATCATGCCCTGCGCCGACATGCAGAACGAAGCATCGGGCAAAGTGCCCACGACCGCGCCGATCCCGAGCGCATGCTGGTCCTTTTGCGGCGTGTATTTGTCCTCAGGCTTTTTCATCCACCAGCCGATCTCGCGCTTGACGATATCGGTCTCGCCCGGCAGCGCGCGGGTGCCGTTGATGACGGTCTGGCCGATGAAGCCATGGATGGCGCAGCCGGTGCTTCCCAGCGGAATGCCGACCGGGAATTGGACCTTGGCGAAGAGGTTGATGAAGGTGAAGGGCGGCGGGCCGGGCATTTGCGCCATGGCAAAGGCCGCCGAGGCTGAGAGCTTGATCGGGATGATTTCGAGATCAATCCCGGCCTTGATCATCCCGCCCGGATCCTCGATGCGCAGCCGCCCCTCGCCCTTGACGGTTTTCGGGATGTCGATCTTGGCCACCAGCCCGCGCAGCGAGAAAGTCGGGATCGGGTTGGCGCCGTCGAAGGTCACGCGGATCGCGGCCTCGGAAATCTCGACGACGCCGATGGTCAAAGCAAAGGCAAAGCGGGTCTCGACCCAGAGCGAGCCCTTGCCGAGCGCGGTTTCGACCGCGCGCAAGAGCTTGCCCAAGACCCCGTCGATCTTCCATTTGCCGGGATCCTCGATCTCCATCGCATCGGTCGGATATTCGATGCCCAGCTTGTCCCACCAGTTGCTTTTCGCCTGATCGAACTTCACGCCGACGTTTTTGTACCTGAAAACAACGGGATGGTCGGGATCGGTCTTGAGGCCAAGCGCCTTGGTATCGACATGCAGCACGGTCGTGTAATCGCTGCGCAGCGCGATCTTGTAGCCGTCGCCGGGCGCGGAAAGATTGCCGATCTCGGCCATCGCCTCAAGCTTTTTGAGAATGGCTTTCGAGCCCGGCGCGACAATCACCGAAGCCACCCCAAGCCCCGCCGCCATGGCAGAGATCCGCGCGGCTTTCTCGACCGTGCCGCTGGTGGAATTCACCCCCGAGAGCAGCACCGGCCCCAGCGCAAAGGTCGCGACGAGATTGGGCTGATCGACCTTGACCAGCCCCTCGGGATCGCCATCCGAGCGCATCCCCACAAGCGAGCGCGTGAAGCCGGTCTTGTCGTCATGCGCCCAGCTTCCGTAAATCGTATAGACCTCGCGCCCCATCGGCACGGGCTGGCCGCCAAGATCGGGCAGGGGGTTTTTGTCCGGGCTCCAGGCGAATTCGAACTCGGCCTTCGAGGGGATGAGATCCTTGAACCCCTCGCCCG
This genomic stretch from Paracoccus aminophilus JCM 7686 harbors:
- a CDS encoding ABC transporter permease subunit — encoded protein: MTETSLHDNRLTEPARSQPRKLPLGLLLGLGSAGALVTLWALASRFGWVSPVFLPPPAKVWRALVTASTSGYANATLWQHMAASLGRVLSALVLTMAVAIPAGLIIATSRIGRGLLDPLIEFIRPLPPLAYLPLIIIWCGIGEPSKVLVISIAMLAPIVISTVSGVRAAGESQIRAAQSFGASRAQIIREVMLPAALPSILTGIRIALGAGWTTLVAAELVAATRGLGYMIQSAAQFLVTDMVIAGILVISALATVSELILRWIERRFLPWVGK
- a CDS encoding OmpA family protein — encoded protein: MTKDVVSTPFGTAPGPHGTQHVGVLKSATDKPMDLGFGELDLPGVTSGIPFRLAEFDTPPGKWHLDLVVDGLQLKLKDLQGADLVKEQGTTPRRLIRKVKDTAVVISGEAVIRFAKASDADPVVLMFVDNPSAQDPLAKTGAVVNLRCNPPSFFFGSSQFAMTLNQLIFDFSDSYSPQFITNLGHGGEWIGFALAEGTFYAPPNALGQGGFSGGVRNLLIGSPRGLQGEFEVQWGRAALDPATFRFTQDGMSAIGATGSGNTRLVAITAGQEEAVQIAVGLQNPAPPEGGAVSDWQVTWRWPDGSETTGDTATGRVRHGQILRATPEEHLAGRPVLLHPEISFRFVASGEVPLIDITTGAGTLPDAIHVAGGAGDLAALTFTARSSAPAPGNFVWKLGETGADHPGASLTLATADLAGDTSLTLRETGANGRERVSRIRLQVAEGKPLLIGTRQGVVAASAPGVALDPAAVEGTFDLVDFRARAAYRPLSDTAKLDASIAAKVDVPDGALALVTLSDGGASATAEYDRHVQIVFEYANGTPLGWGGLRPAAVASAGSPADLQRQLLAWAANYPGANFLVIGRCDDIGSDSYNKTLAQTRRDTGLRFLTTPAPGSSPSALAQNRVKAWGEQDAALDDPGTTPLTPAERAAQRLITASVGGQPLVDRSNWPTAPNATPPVRDTSHPAEAVRASYRRVDIYAVGGTPVEAAIRQQLSPARAPELRRMLVPGANAAPVPAEASTPAMDYRVKLLVAWDKPTGEGFKDLIPSKAEFEFAWSPDKNPLPDLGGQPVPMGREVYTIYGSWAHDDKTGFTRSLVGMRSDGDPEGLVKVDQPNLVATFALGPVLLSGVNSTSGTVEKAARISAMAAGLGVASVIVAPGSKAILKKLEAMAEIGNLSAPGDGYKIALRSDYTTVLHVDTKALGLKTDPDHPVVFRYKNVGVKFDQAKSNWWDKLGIEYPTDAMEIEDPGKWKIDGVLGKLLRAVETALGKGSLWVETRFAFALTIGVVEISEAAIRVTFDGANPIPTFSLRGLVAKIDIPKTVKGEGRLRIEDPGGMIKAGIDLEIIPIKLSASAAFAMAQMPGPPPFTFINLFAKVQFPVGIPLGSTGCAIHGFIGQTVINGTRALPGETDIVKREIGWWMKKPEDKYTPQKDQHALGIGAVVGTLPDASFCMSAQGMIVVAFPDPEVIFGVEVKLLKMPDKGAKEKGGDQNATIIGLIVIDDSAVTMAVAARYEIPKVLKVTAPIAAYFPYSGRGIYVRIGSDGQAGRAGEPVTLTLLPETLNLRAFSYLMIEQDGLPNLGGRPDFSFQGFSVGFGAGAELGWSAGPIKLSASVLLLAGFGTDPLLIKAGLFVKGELDLVVISIEARGQIILTYQNEQISLDGEFCGKVDLFFFSIEGCVKLRIGSVPAISPPAPPPPVASVVLTDRAARIMGEAAPEGTGLQARAIFEMTEVNGKLQNTGAAPRDNNTVWPDTAPVINFAHAVVNAAPRAQFDFAGQPSGEPWFGSNRLQYRYRLDDVRLVRVSNGAPVSGAKKLLSAWITSPARQPTGGDSAASGAEVQSLKLLDWVPWDWALPMSDGGASQPGDPAETVANLCTPVPAPARSCLFGETARDGGVNRIRLLHETPPPGPYPSWFTLTGRPAIFRATGLVETAALSAMVAASGGMVLAGDVTDLPQPVAGPTGPLTRGYRLPAAQLASASGMTQTALPWIADFDRRVRRGRLLLLICDGRYALPSNEPKSCVSFDGLKIGGDYTALDLPGYRLEAIEPSRPFTVSDDVDLSQASPIAGADRRPDLLIRMPGLVILPSTGATVIELSLFRREAAGTMIEWSDQSGKSYSFLEPGQGVGSVTVRLEAEAPIEKIAILPRAKLIWLYRICALGSDQLECFSFAKANPREVAAGRFSYGGASFTALDPQFGLRLSDWVDQGAVPPKRGADGTPELQFPGKGLEIIPDQPWGAVSLGIFSGGGPVTLSAFDARGNLIAQAQEAAKDPVEVHLSGAGMARLILTGGSNEAVLWRVCHGSASGPKRNDTAPDPRRAPTDTPTGAPEVQSRVEGAPVAWAASEIARFTGPDGRLCRVMAYDQPTSLPDTSGLEILTPQGSRVTLLALCGIDSRAEEARAQDQAARDALKATTGAAAAPESPPSLREILLDPGLDYRIEIDWSWQAWLSNEAGTNTPYDSPPTLPWTTGGTQKFSFRAAREELPSAAPDDGLNEYRFDPRDIARYLDRTEPADGRDVVFTEDPLWVHFTAGHVEALLDRYNRKLALELKRTDPPPQPSPAALIAAMKVKQIKILKAKAPSDLQRPAEARINAAVAAAPCLPDGPALGGLSLGGTFKLERNAMYDFNLIAPKKTPAGQSPVQVHATRFKTSRYANPREMMAALGFPTTTLWPISPAEIILADTMVLPSGALSVSDLDMGAALAAIGADTLPLPGETGRTIALWKRVGTSFRVAGVLIDAPEPLRRVTGVLKNQQVTEMLRCDPEKLTLGTASFLPVRATLNWTRVLFVPPAPVLPAATAELKFRLKVAPSGTLIGRRMMAARPVIFETEGF